One Deltaproteobacteria bacterium genomic window carries:
- a CDS encoding ribulose-phosphate 3-epimerase, whose product MAKKPIRIAPSILSADFATLGADIQKVDRAGADWIHVDVMDGHFVPNLTIGPEVIKAIRKTTALPFDVHLMIERPELSIPDYIAAGANRVGVHVETCPHLHRTLQMIRGAGAKACVVLNPSTPAVAVEPVLGDVDQVLVMSVNPGFGGQKFIPGVLAKVRQLRAWIDERGLDVEIEIDGGVNRETIAAAAKAGVNVFVAGNAVFREPDFGVAIRELRKLAEDAQS is encoded by the coding sequence ATGGCGAAGAAGCCCATTCGCATCGCGCCTTCGATCCTGAGCGCCGACTTCGCGACGCTCGGCGCCGACATCCAGAAAGTCGATCGCGCCGGCGCCGACTGGATTCACGTCGACGTGATGGACGGCCACTTCGTGCCGAACCTCACGATCGGGCCCGAAGTGATCAAGGCGATCCGCAAGACCACGGCCCTGCCCTTCGACGTGCACCTGATGATCGAGCGCCCCGAGCTCTCGATCCCGGACTACATCGCCGCCGGCGCGAACCGCGTGGGCGTGCACGTCGAGACGTGCCCGCACCTGCACCGCACGCTGCAGATGATTCGCGGGGCGGGCGCGAAGGCGTGCGTGGTGCTGAACCCGTCGACGCCCGCGGTTGCGGTCGAGCCCGTGCTCGGGGACGTCGACCAGGTGCTGGTGATGAGCGTGAACCCCGGCTTCGGCGGGCAAAAGTTCATCCCGGGCGTGCTGGCGAAGGTGCGCCAGCTGCGCGCATGGATCGACGAGCGCGGGCTCGACGTCGAGATCGAGATCGACGGCGGCGTGAACCGCGAGACGATCGCCGCGGCCGCGAAGGCGGGCGTGAACGTGTTCGTCGCGGGCAACGCGGTGTTCCGCGAGCCCGACTTCGGCGTCGCGATCCGCGAGCTGCGCAAGCTCGCGGAGGATGCGCAGAGCTAG